CGCGTTCATCGGCAATCCCGACCTGGTCGAGCGGTTGAAGGCCGGCGCGCCGTTGGCCGCTCCGGATCCGGCCACGCTCTACGGCGGCGGCGCCAAGGGCTACACCGACTATCCGACGCTGGCCGAGAGCGCCAGCGCCTGATCGGCACCACGGCAGCACCGGCCACGTCGTCGTGGCCGCACTTTCCCTTTCGATCCGAAGAGACCACTCGCATGAGCAGCACCTCCACCGTCCTCATCACCGGCGCCTCCACCGGCATCGGCGCCGTCTACGCGCAGCGCTTCGCCCAGCGCGGCCACGACCTGGTCCTGGTCGCACGCGACAAGACCCGCCTGGACGCGCTCGCCGCGCGCCTGCGCGAAGACCACAAGGTCGCGGTCGACGTGCTGCAGGCCGACCTGACCGCAGCAGCCGACGTGGCGGCGGTCGAAGCGCGCCTGCGCGACGACGCGCGCATCGGCATCCTCATCAACAACGCCGGCATGGCCCAGTCGGGCGGCTTCGCCGAGCAGACGGCCGAGAGCGTCGAACGCCTGCTGGCGCTCAACACCGCCGCGCTGACGCGTCTGGCGGTGGCAATCGCGCCGCGGCTGGCGCAGTCCGGCAACGGCGCGATCGTCAACATCGGCTCGGTGGTCGGCCTGGCGCCGGAGTTCGGCATGACCGTGTACGGCGCGACCAAGGCGTTCGTGCTGTTCCTGTCGCAGGGCATGAGCCTGGAACTGGCGCCCAAGGGCGTGTACGTGCAGGCGGTGCTTCCGGCGGCCACCCGCACCGAGATCTGGGAGCGCGCGGGCATCGACGTCAATACGCTGGCCGAGGTGATGGACGTGGAAGAGCTGGTCGATGCGGCGCTGATCGGCTTCGATCGCCGCGAGCCGGTGACCATCCCGCCGTTGCACGACGCCGACCGCTGGGATGCCCTCGACGGCGCCAGGCAGGCGCTGCTGGGAAGCATCCGCCAGGCCAATGCCGCGGAACGCTACCGGCCGGCGGCCTGACGCCTGCAGTCCACCTGTCGAGATCGAGGCCATCACCATGAAACCGCAACGCGACGGCTGGGTGCTGATCACCGGCGCATCGAGTGGATTCGGCGAGGAATTCGCCAGGCAGTATGCGGCGCGCGGCCACAGGCTGATCCTGGTCGCGCGACGCCTGGACCGGCTCGATGCGCTGGCGCAGGCGTTGCGGCAGCGGCACGGCGTGGAGATCCTCGTGGAGCAGGTGGATCTGTCGGAGATCGCGGCGGTGCGCCGGCTCCATGCCGGCCTGCACGCGCGCGGCATCGAGGTCGAGGTGCTGATCAACAACGCCGGGCATGGGCTGCAGGGGCCGTTCCTGCGGGCCGAGCTGGAGCCGGTGCTGTCGATGATCCAGCTGGATATCGCCAGCCTGACCGCGATGACGCACCTGTTCGGCCAGGACATGCGGCGGCGCCGGCACGGGAAGATCCTGCAGGTGGCCAGCCTGCTGGCCTACCAGGGCGTGGAGGACTTCGCGGTGTATTCGGCCGCCAAGGCCTACGTCCTGCGCCTGGGCGAAGCGCTGCATCGCGAGTTCGCGCGCGATGGCGTCACCGTGACCACGCTGTGCCCGGGACTGACCGACACCGGGTTCGCGAGCGTCGCCCAGCAGCGGATCACGCCGCAGCTCGCGGCGTTGATGATGCAGACGCCGCCGGTGGTCCGCGCCGGCATGTGCGCGCTGGATGCCGGCCGCATCAGCGTGGTGCCCGGGCTGATCAACAAGTTGAACGCGGTCTTCATGTGGGCGACGCCGCGCTGGATCCACCAGGCCGTGCTGTCGCGCATCCTCAACCGCTGACCGTCATGCGTCCGGGTTTCCGCTCGTTGTCGGTCCTGACCTCGCTGCTGTTCCTGGCGATCGCCTGCACCTGGATGTTCTCGCCGGGTGCGATGCTGGCGAACTGGGAGATCGGCGCTTCGCCATCGGCCGAGCTGATGGCGCGACGCGGGGCCGCGCTGTATGCGGGCCTGAGCGTGATGTTCTTCCTGGCGCGCGGCGCGGCGCCATCGCCGGCGCGTTCGGCCCTGGTGGCGGGCTTCGTCACCGCCTGTACGTTGCTGGCGGCGCTTGGCATCGGCGAACTGGCCAGCGGGCACGCGGGCCGCGGGATCCTGGTCGCGGTCGTGCTCGAAATCGTGTTCGTCCTCGCGTTCGTTCTGGTCAGGGAAACATCATGAAAGCGTTCTTCATCGAAGGCTATGGCGACAAGCACCCGGGCCGGATCGGCGAACTGCCCGAACCGGAGGTGCATGACGGCGACGTGCTGGTCGAGGTGCATGCCGCGGGCGTCAACGTGCTCGACACGAAGATCCGCAAGGGCGAGTTCAAGCTGATCCTGCCGTACCGCTTTCCGCTGGTGCTGGGCAACGACGTGGCGGGCGTGGTGGTGCGGGTCGGGGCCGGCGTGCGCCGCTTCAAGCCCGGGGACGCGGTGTATGCGCGTCCCGACCAGACCCGCATCGGCAGCTTCGCCGAACGCATCGCGGTCAAGGAAAGCGCGCTGGCGTTGAAGCCTGCCAACCTCGGCATGGAAGAAGCCGCCTCGGTTCCGCTGGTCGCGCTCACCGCGTGGCAGGCCCTGGTGGAAACGGCGGGCCTGCAGAAGGGACAGAAGGTCCTGATCCACGCCGGCTCCGGCGGCGTCGGCAGCATCGCCATCCAGCTCGCCAAGCACCTCGGCGCGTTCGTCGCGACCACCACCGGCACCGGCAACGTCGATTGGGTGAAGGCGCTGGGCGCCGACCTGGTCATCGACTACCGGACGCAGGACTTCGAGACCGTCGTGCGCGACTACGACGTCGTCCTTAACAGCCTGGGCAACGACGTACTGGAGAAATCCCTGCGCGTGCTCAAGCCCGGCGGCATGCTCATCTCCATCTCCGGCCCGCCGGACCCGGACTTCGCTGCGCGACAGGGACTGGCGTGGCCGCTGCGGCTGGTGACCCGCCTGCTGAGCGGCGGGATCCGCAGGAAGGCCAGGCGGCGCGGCGTCAGCTACGCCTTCCTGTTCATGACCGCCAACGGCGACCAGTTGCGCGAAATCGGCGCGCTGATCGAGGCCGGCATCCTCACGCCGGTGCTGGACCGGGTATTCCCGCTGGAGGCCACGGCACAGGCACTGGCCTACGTCGAGAGCGGACGTGCCAAGGGCAAAGTGGTGATCAGGGTCGGCCAGCACTGAGCATGCGGGCCGTCGCGCACGCGCGGCGCGCTACAGTGCCTGCAGGATCAACGAGTGCCAACCGGTGCGGTAGGTCTCGTAGCCGGGCGAGGCGGCGTGCGCGATGCAGTGCGGGCGGCCGCCGAGATCGCTCACCACCGCGCCGCGCGGTTGCTTGAACAGCGCGTCGCGGCCGGCGAAGTCGATCCGTTCCTGCAGCATGCGGCCGGCCGAATCGGCCAGGACCTGGCCGCGCTGGTCGACGATGCAGACCCGGCTGCGGCCCCATTCCTGCTCCGACAGCGGCGTGCGCTGCACCACCGTCTGCGCCAGCGCATCCCAGCGGAACACGATGCCGAGCACGCCCAGCACGCGTCCATCGACGCGTCCGCCGTCGCGCACCGTGCACGCATACACCAGCACGCGTTCGCCATCGGCCAGGCTGCTGGCATGCACGTCCTGGAAACCGAATTCCTCGCCGCTGCGGGTGCGCGTGGCGTCCTCGAACCAGGCCTGGCCGGAGACGTCGCTGCCGGCCGAGGCGTACTGCTGCGGGCGGCCGTTGGCGAGGACGCGGCCGTCGGTGCCGGCCAGCACCAGGTCGAAGTACACGGTGTACGAATCCAGGATCTGGCCCATGCGCCGCGACGCGTAGGCGAGGTCGTCGCCGCTGCGGCCGTGGCGCGCGGCGGCGACGATCGCCGCGTCGGTCGCCCACCAGCGCACGTCGCAGCTGCGCTCGTAGAGGTTGCGGTCGATCAGGTCGATGTTGCTCAGCGCCAGTTCGCTCAGGCGCGTGCGGCGCACGTCGTCCTCCAGCCGCTGCAGGGTGGTGCGCATGTCGGCGCTGGTGTTGGCGGCGACCTTGTCCAGGTCCTGCGTGGCGT
The Xanthomonas sp. AM6 DNA segment above includes these coding regions:
- a CDS encoding SDR family oxidoreductase, which gives rise to MSSTSTVLITGASTGIGAVYAQRFAQRGHDLVLVARDKTRLDALAARLREDHKVAVDVLQADLTAAADVAAVEARLRDDARIGILINNAGMAQSGGFAEQTAESVERLLALNTAALTRLAVAIAPRLAQSGNGAIVNIGSVVGLAPEFGMTVYGATKAFVLFLSQGMSLELAPKGVYVQAVLPAATRTEIWERAGIDVNTLAEVMDVEELVDAALIGFDRREPVTIPPLHDADRWDALDGARQALLGSIRQANAAERYRPAA
- a CDS encoding SDR family oxidoreductase, with translation MKPQRDGWVLITGASSGFGEEFARQYAARGHRLILVARRLDRLDALAQALRQRHGVEILVEQVDLSEIAAVRRLHAGLHARGIEVEVLINNAGHGLQGPFLRAELEPVLSMIQLDIASLTAMTHLFGQDMRRRRHGKILQVASLLAYQGVEDFAVYSAAKAYVLRLGEALHREFARDGVTVTTLCPGLTDTGFASVAQQRITPQLAALMMQTPPVVRAGMCALDAGRISVVPGLINKLNAVFMWATPRWIHQAVLSRILNR
- a CDS encoding NADP-dependent oxidoreductase; its protein translation is MKAFFIEGYGDKHPGRIGELPEPEVHDGDVLVEVHAAGVNVLDTKIRKGEFKLILPYRFPLVLGNDVAGVVVRVGAGVRRFKPGDAVYARPDQTRIGSFAERIAVKESALALKPANLGMEEAASVPLVALTAWQALVETAGLQKGQKVLIHAGSGGVGSIAIQLAKHLGAFVATTTGTGNVDWVKALGADLVIDYRTQDFETVVRDYDVVLNSLGNDVLEKSLRVLKPGGMLISISGPPDPDFAARQGLAWPLRLVTRLLSGGIRRKARRRGVSYAFLFMTANGDQLREIGALIEAGILTPVLDRVFPLEATAQALAYVESGRAKGKVVIRVGQH
- a CDS encoding cache domain-containing protein, translating into MNLPAKPAEAGIDDHIRSVVGLSDQLLGQLRRSLQRIDEINRTTHVISMNARIESARIGHAGRGFSVIAQEMDVLSRRVGDATQDLDKVAANTSADMRTTLQRLEDDVRRTRLSELALSNIDLIDRNLYERSCDVRWWATDAAIVAAARHGRSGDDLAYASRRMGQILDSYTVYFDLVLAGTDGRVLANGRPQQYASAGSDVSGQAWFEDATRTRSGEEFGFQDVHASSLADGERVLVYACTVRDGGRVDGRVLGVLGIVFRWDALAQTVVQRTPLSEQEWGRSRVCIVDQRGQVLADSAGRMLQERIDFAGRDALFKQPRGAVVSDLGGRPHCIAHAASPGYETYRTGWHSLILQAL